The sequence TATCGCTTTTTCTACATCTACAACACTGGCTTTCACTCCTGGAGGAGCTACTTGCACTAACAGCGTTTTTCTAATTTCATCCTTTGCAACATCATCATTACAAACAATAATTCTTTCACATTTTGTTTCTTTTGCCCAAATTGTTGCTACTTGACCATGGATCAATCTGTCATCAATTCTTGCTAATACAATATTCATTTTATAAATCCTCCTCCACATATTTTGATAATGTTTCTTTTAAAGATTTTATTCCTTCCTGTCCTGCCTTTTTTGCAGTAATCACTAAGTCTACTATTTTAAGAGAATTCCTAGCTCCAAGTGTTTCTAAAAGCATTGGTATATTTACTCCTGTAACAATATCCATATTGAAATTTTTAGCTGCTATCATTGCTGCTGCATTATAAGGACTTCCTCCAAATAAATCCACCATAAATAAAACTCCGTCTGTAGTATTTAAATTTTTAAGTTTTTCATTATATTTTGCTAGTAAGTCATCGGTATTTTCTCCTGATTCAAATGTTATTGCGGCTATATTTTCTTGATTGCCAACTATCATTTCACCAGATCTTATAAGTTCAGTTGCCAATTTTCCATGAGTCCCTACGATAATTGCTATCATTGTCCTCTCCCTCCAATATTAATTAATGTAACATCTTATACAGCAAAAATCATACCAAAATTGTGTATTAAAAAACCTAAGGAATTAAAATCACTAAAATTCAGTCCCTTAGGTTCTTAATTCATTTTTGCTAATACACTATGAGAAAATATCGATACACATTATACTACCTTTCAATATGGTCTTCCAGCATTTCTGCAATATAAAATAATTCATCTTCGTTTAACGTTAAATTTAAAGAATTATTAATTACTTGATTTGCAATTTTAAGAGACTTTAATACATAGGAGTCAATTTTTCTCTTATCTTGTTTATAAATTAAACCTTCTTTTATAACCATTCTTTCTAATGCACATCCTACGTGCACAAGAATCCTAATACGCATGGCATTATCAAAATTCTTTTTTAAATTTTCTTCTAATACATTTAAAAAATTCATTAATACACTTATAATCTTGCTTGGATTTAAAAAAGTCAAAAATTGTTTTAAACTATCTTCACACAACTCCTTTACAACTGTATGAGTATATTTTGGTTTTAATGTAATCTTTTTATTTTGTATTATATTCACTAAATTCTCTTCTCCATTTCCTCCAATTAAAGATTCTAATGAAATAAAAGGAGCCTGAATATTTGGATTTATAATACCAACAGATGCTATTATACTATATTTATTTTTTATACTATCTATTCTTTTATTTAATTCTTGTACTCCTATAGGAATTATTTTTATTTTTTCATTGGTCAAATTAACCATTATATTCTCAACTAATTGTTTTAATTTTTCTGCGGTACCTACTCCACTAGAACAAATTGTAATAATCGCTTTTTCTTTATCATTATCTTTTTCTTCTTTTAGCGTCAAATTTCCATAACCTTTGAAATTTTTAAGGGAATTATATAATATATCTAAATCCATATTAAATAAATTCGACTTCCTAACCCCTTCAATTACTAATGGTGTAGAAACCATATCAATTGTTTTAACTCTAATTCTTGTTTTTTCTGTAATTATAGTATCAAATTTTGTTAAAGATCCCATATCTACTAATAATAAAACTCCCTTGCCTGTATTTAATTTTTTTACCTTTTCTATTAATTGATCTAATATTTTTTTAGGACTCACTTCAAGGGGCATATCAATAGCTTCAACAATCCCTTCCCCTAAAAGTCTTTTGGCCACATTTACCATACTACTGGCAGTACTTGTTCCATGTGCTAGAACTATGATTGCTACACGATCTGTATTTTTATTTTCATCAATAGTATTTAATAATAGAGTTAAATAGATTTCCTCATTTTCTGGTACTAAAATATGGTATCTTTCTTCAATAAGCCTTTTAATTTCTAACGAAATATTAAATTCTTCAGGATTATCCTTAATAATATCCTTTATGTTTTCATAGTGTATAGGGCTTTTCGATTCCATTCTTTTCATAAAAGAACTTAAATGAAGTCCTAATGCATACAAAAATCTCTCACTTAACTTTTTATTAAACTTTTTTTCTATAAAACTTTTTACTTCTTCAGAAAATTGAAGAATATCTTCACTGATAATTTCTAAAATCTTATTTCTTCCTGAAGAAGTATTTTAAAACTTATCATAAAAGGATTTTATATGAATATTTATATCTGTAGTAATAAATTTTTTTATGTATTCTTCATCTACTCCTTCTTCTTTTAATAAAGCAACTTTATCTTCTATAATCTTATAAAGATTAAAAGGTGGTTCATAGTCATCATCTTTTATCGAGTTTCTATGTCCACTTGGTAAAATCATTAAATGAGATTGAATAAGCTGAGAAACCTCCTCTATTTCTTCTCTTTTAGAACTTAAATTAAAAAAACCATTTTTAATTTCAGAAGGTAAAGATTTAAAATCAATATTTATAAATTCCTTATCCCCCATACTGTTTAAAAAGCCCTTAGCACAAACAAGCTGAATATTAGACTTCAATTGACCTATATTTCCATAAGAAACACTCCCTATAAGAGCTTTCACTGCATCAGCTTGAATTTTAATACTCTTATTCACCCTATGAGCCTCATTGGCAAATAAAAATTTTACCATGTCTAATCTATCCTTAATGGGACGCTCTTCAAAATTTGGTATGTTAATAATAATTGGAATTCTTCTTAAAAAAGTTTTTAATAAAGAAGAAGTTGGTTCTTCAGTGGTTGCTGCTATTATAAGAACATTTGCCTTTCTTTTCCTTTCTGATTCTCCTAATTTGTTATAAGTACCAGTATCCATAAAATAAAATATCATCTCTTGACCTTCTGGAGGTAATCTATGAATTTCATCTAAAAACAATATTCCATTATTAGCTTTTTCAACAATTCCTTCTTTATCACTATCTGCTCCTGTAAAAGCACCCTTTACATGACCAAAAATATGAGAAATAAGCAATTGAGGATTATTATAATAGTCCGCACAATTAAATACAATGAAAGGAGCATCTTCTTCTAATCTCTTTGTAAATTTAGCATATTTATACATAGTATTTGCAAAAAGTGTTTTTCCAACACCAGTTTGTCCTATTATCAAAGTATGCAGTCCATTGGGAGGATAAAATATTGCTGCCTTAGCTTGTTCAATTTGATTTCTTAAACCTGAATGAGCACCAATAAGGGAATGAAAAGGCGATAAATCCTTTTTTTCTGATTTTTCTTCTTTTATCAATTGATTTATATCTTCTAATACATTAAAACCCTTGTCTAATTTATAACCAATCAAATTTTCTACTACTGCTTTATCTATATATAACACAGGTCTCCCTTTTAATTTTATAATTTTATCTTGCCTTAATAAATTATTAAGTTCCATACTGACATTATTACGTAAGATACCTAAA comes from Garciella nitratireducens DSM 15102 and encodes:
- a CDS encoding mannose/fructose/sorbose PTS transporter subunit IIA translates to MIAIIVGTHGKLATELIRSGEMIVGNQENIAAITFESGENTDDLLAKYNEKLKNLNTTDGVLFMVDLFGGSPYNAAAMIAAKNFNMDIVTGVNIPMLLETLGARNSLKIVDLVITAKKAGQEGIKSLKETLSKYVEEDL
- a CDS encoding PRD domain-containing protein — protein: MLEIISEDILQFSEEVKSFIEKKFNKKLSERFLYALGLHLSSFMKRMESKSPIHYENIKDIIKDNPEEFNISLEIKRLIEERYHILVPENEEIYLTLLLNTIDENKNTDRVAIIVLAHGTSTASSMVNVAKRLLGEGIVEAIDMPLEVSPKKILDQLIEKVKKLNTGKGVLLLVDMGSLTKFDTIITEKTRIRVKTIDMVSTPLVIEGVRKSNLFNMDLDILYNSLKNFKGYGNLTLKEEKDNDKEKAIITICSSGVGTAEKLKQLVENIMVNLTNEKIKIIPIGVQELNKRIDSIKNKYSIIASVGIINPNIQAPFISLESLIGGNGEENLVNIIQNKKITLKPKYTHTVVKELCEDSLKQFLTFLNPSKIISVLMNFLNVLEENLKKNFDNAMRIRILVHVGCALERMVIKEGLIYKQDKRKIDSYVLKSLKIANQVINNSLNLTLNEDELFYIAEMLEDHIER
- a CDS encoding sigma-54-dependent transcriptional regulator, giving the protein MKRIDKIYNCLVEKSKTLTLQNLKEKKGFSAGEISADLGILRNNVSMELNNLLRQDKIIKLKGRPVLYIDKAVVENLIGYKLDKGFNVLEDINQLIKEEKSEKKDLSPFHSLIGAHSGLRNQIEQAKAAIFYPPNGLHTLIIGQTGVGKTLFANTMYKYAKFTKRLEEDAPFIVFNCADYYNNPQLLISHIFGHVKGAFTGADSDKEGIVEKANNGILFLDEIHRLPPEGQEMIFYFMDTGTYNKLGESERKRKANVLIIAATTEEPTSSLLKTFLRRIPIIINIPNFEERPIKDRLDMVKFLFANEAHRVNKSIKIQADAVKALIGSVSYGNIGQLKSNIQLVCAKGFLNSMGDKEFINIDFKSLPSEIKNGFFNLSSKREEIEEVSQLIQSHLMILPSGHRNSIKDDDYEPPFNLYKIIEDKVALLKEEGVDEEYIKKFITTDINIHIKSFYDKF